In Janthinobacterium rivuli, a single genomic region encodes these proteins:
- a CDS encoding universal stress protein, whose translation MYKKILIATDGSTVSNLTACAGVAFAEQMHADILAVYVAPEYQYPVYIEIIPPSYPSEEEYRIAMRKAGADHWQPILDAAAKRGLQATGLTAFSDSPALKIVEVAQLQQCDLIFMGSHGRSGWGQLLLGSVTNKVLSHSKLPVLVHRLIKEPAAK comes from the coding sequence ATGTATAAGAAAATTCTGATCGCCACGGACGGCTCCACCGTCTCCAACTTGACGGCCTGTGCCGGCGTTGCCTTTGCCGAACAGATGCACGCCGACATCCTTGCCGTGTACGTGGCGCCCGAATACCAGTACCCGGTGTACATCGAAATCATTCCACCAAGCTATCCCAGCGAGGAGGAATACCGCATCGCCATGCGCAAGGCGGGCGCCGACCACTGGCAGCCCATCCTCGACGCGGCCGCCAAGCGGGGCCTGCAGGCGACAGGCCTGACGGCCTTTTCCGACAGCCCGGCCCTGAAAATCGTGGAAGTGGCGCAACTGCAGCAATGCGACCTGATCTTCATGGGCTCGCATGGCCGCAGCGGCTGGGGTCAGTTGCTGCTGGGCAGCGTGACCAATAAAGTGCTGTCGCACTCGAAATTGCCCGTGCTCGTGCACAGGCTGATCAAGGAACCCGCGGCAAAATAA
- a CDS encoding response regulator encodes MIRIVIADDHTIMREGLKRILDGAPDIDIVGEAIDGFEVLNHVRQGGFDLLLLDLSMPGRSGVDLIRQIRSEAPKLSILILTMHEEEQYAVRAIRAGAQGYLTKESAGTQLVGAIHKVASGRPYISAEVAEQLVLNIMMPNESLLHKQLSDREFEVFSLLVAGKSITEIANNLHLSVKTVSTHKTRIMQKMGMSSLSEMVQYAVAHRLLSPFKT; translated from the coding sequence ATGATACGTATTGTGATTGCCGACGACCACACCATCATGCGTGAAGGATTGAAGCGCATCCTTGACGGCGCGCCGGATATCGACATCGTGGGTGAAGCCATCGACGGCTTTGAAGTCCTCAACCACGTGCGCCAGGGCGGCTTCGACCTGTTGCTGCTAGACCTGTCGATGCCGGGCCGCAGCGGCGTCGACCTGATCCGGCAAATCCGCAGCGAGGCGCCCAAGCTGTCGATCCTGATCCTCACCATGCACGAGGAAGAGCAATATGCGGTGCGCGCCATCCGCGCCGGCGCGCAAGGCTATCTGACCAAGGAAAGCGCGGGCACCCAGCTCGTGGGCGCCATCCACAAGGTGGCGTCCGGGCGTCCCTACATCAGCGCCGAGGTGGCGGAGCAACTCGTGCTCAACATCATGATGCCGAATGAAAGCTTGCTGCATAAACAGTTGTCGGACCGCGAATTCGAAGTTTTTTCCCTGCTGGTGGCAGGCAAGTCGATCACGGAAATTGCCAACAACCTGCACCTGAGCGTCAAAACGGTGAGTACGCACAAGACGCGCATCATGCAAAAGATGGGCATGAGTTCGCTATCCGAAATGGTCCAGTATGCCGTCGCGCACCGCCTGCTATCGCCCTTCAAGACGTGA
- a CDS encoding Crp/Fnr family transcriptional regulator: MEAGRQRQGRLWSNLKEVCDLLHISSACTIAADELLFQHVQFKTGQRVHTIGQPFDTLYIVNSGFLKTVLIDEFGNEQVLSFPMKGDMLGVDGIHSRHYSSEAVALSDCDLILLPFKKLTALGRVHLELENVMYGVMSRELVREQAMIGMLGALSAEARVARFLVSLADRFAQMGYSSKLFNLRMTRHEIGSYLGLTLETVSRTLSAFNEIGLITVDQRTIGIKDPDALKTLRRLPPSRSRAKQLAAAKLKADTTAAASASAQLLATI, translated from the coding sequence ATGGAAGCGGGGCGCCAGCGCCAGGGCCGGCTCTGGTCGAACCTGAAGGAGGTGTGCGACCTGCTGCATATCTCCAGCGCCTGCACCATCGCCGCCGACGAACTGCTGTTCCAGCACGTGCAATTCAAGACGGGCCAGCGCGTGCACACGATCGGCCAACCGTTCGACACCCTGTACATCGTCAATTCGGGCTTCCTGAAAACCGTGCTGATCGATGAATTCGGCAATGAACAGGTACTCAGCTTCCCCATGAAGGGCGACATGCTGGGCGTCGACGGCATCCACTCGCGCCATTACTCCTCGGAAGCGGTGGCCCTGTCCGACTGCGACCTGATCCTGCTGCCGTTCAAGAAACTGACGGCGCTGGGCAGAGTCCACCTGGAACTGGAAAACGTCATGTACGGCGTGATGAGCCGCGAACTGGTGCGCGAGCAAGCCATGATCGGCATGCTGGGCGCCCTCAGCGCCGAAGCCCGCGTGGCGCGCTTCCTCGTCTCGCTGGCCGACCGCTTCGCGCAGATGGGCTATTCGAGCAAGCTGTTCAACCTGCGCATGACGCGCCATGAAATCGGCAGCTACCTGGGCCTGACCCTGGAAACGGTCAGCCGCACCTTGTCCGCCTTCAATGAAATCGGCCTGATCACGGTTGACCAGCGCACCATCGGCATCAAGGATCCGGACGCCCTGAAAACCCTGCGCCGCCTGCCGCCGTCGCGCTCGCGCGCCAAGCAACTGGCCGCCGCCAAGCTCAAGGCCGATACCACCGCCGCCGCCAGCGCCTCGGCGCAATTGCTGGCTACCATTTAG
- the hemP gene encoding hemin uptake protein HemP: MQSSKPALIQDAATAHVRPPVSMAQPARRITSEALLQQGREVEIEHSGKIYRLRVTQLNKLILTA, encoded by the coding sequence ATGCAAAGCTCAAAACCAGCCTTGATCCAGGATGCCGCTACCGCCCACGTCCGTCCTCCCGTCAGCATGGCCCAGCCGGCACGCCGCATCACCAGCGAAGCGCTGCTGCAGCAGGGACGCGAAGTGGAGATTGAGCACAGCGGCAAGATCTATCGCCTGCGCGTCACCCAATTGAACAAGCTGATCCTGACTGCCTGA
- a CDS encoding DUF2325 domain-containing protein, whose product MCDKDQSLPVISNCSSGGADTAALASRRRRLWELSHTCHCPLVGVGLPLGYLRKLVGKMTGGRVLADDYEVHVGAVTECGARNRLSEALQKELERRYAPVILRFRGAKTTEQVAELWRTAVANGDVSGAFWAGLTHPRCDAELEEQMCRDLHMIQHQAGACVRADMGKFTALQEENARLAHELAKLQQRSQAALMEKTGELERQEAVLLRTRAESIGKDSVIDGLRAELAQLQAAIPALESRTRLVERLAQMDEREKELRQQIAELKQAQPRPAAVVPPPAPKLEVPTGGKLKMPIRLVDQSVLCVGGRSGNVATYRALIERVGAQFAHHDGGLEDNANLLDSSLAAADLVICQTGCISHSAYWRVKDYCKRTGKRCVFIDNPSISSLARGLQEVSGEMEPAALDAAD is encoded by the coding sequence ATGTGTGACAAAGACCAGTCCCTGCCCGTCATCAGCAATTGTTCCAGCGGCGGGGCCGACACGGCCGCGCTCGCTTCGCGCCGCCGCCGGCTGTGGGAACTGTCGCATACCTGTCATTGCCCCCTGGTCGGCGTGGGCTTGCCCTTGGGCTACCTGCGCAAGCTGGTGGGCAAGATGACGGGCGGGCGCGTGCTGGCCGACGACTATGAAGTGCACGTGGGCGCCGTGACGGAATGCGGCGCGCGCAACCGCCTGTCCGAAGCGCTGCAAAAGGAACTCGAACGCCGCTACGCCCCCGTGATCCTGCGCTTTCGCGGCGCCAAGACCACGGAACAAGTGGCCGAACTGTGGCGCACGGCCGTCGCCAACGGCGACGTGTCGGGCGCTTTCTGGGCCGGCCTGACGCACCCGCGCTGCGATGCCGAGCTGGAAGAGCAGATGTGCCGCGACCTGCACATGATCCAGCACCAGGCCGGCGCCTGCGTGCGCGCCGACATGGGAAAATTTACGGCCTTGCAGGAAGAAAACGCGCGCCTGGCGCACGAACTGGCCAAGCTGCAACAACGCAGCCAGGCCGCGCTGATGGAAAAAACGGGCGAGCTGGAACGCCAGGAAGCCGTGCTGCTGCGCACGCGGGCGGAATCTATCGGCAAGGATAGCGTGATCGACGGCTTGCGCGCGGAACTGGCCCAATTGCAAGCGGCCATCCCGGCGCTGGAATCACGCACCCGCCTGGTCGAACGCCTGGCGCAAATGGATGAGCGCGAGAAGGAATTGCGCCAGCAAATCGCGGAATTGAAGCAGGCCCAGCCACGCCCAGCCGCTGTCGTACCGCCACCGGCGCCAAAGCTGGAAGTGCCGACCGGCGGCAAGCTGAAAATGCCGATCCGCTTGGTCGATCAAAGCGTCTTGTGCGTGGGCGGACGCAGCGGCAATGTCGCCACCTATCGCGCCCTGATCGAGCGGGTCGGCGCGCAGTTTGCCCACCACGACGGCGGCCTGGAAGACAATGCCAACCTGCTCGATTCGAGCCTGGCGGCGGCCGACCTGGTGATTTGCCAGACGGGCTGCATCAGCCACAGCGCCTACTGGCGCGTGAAAGATTATTGCAAGCGCACGGGCAAGCGCTGCGTCTTCATCGACAACCCCAGCATCTCCAGCCTGGCGCGCGGCTTGCAGGAAGTGAGTGGCGAAATGGAGCCAGCCGCGCTGGACGCCGCCGACTAG